In a single window of the Veillonella sp. genome:
- the fabG gene encoding 3-oxoacyl-[acyl-carrier-protein] reductase — translation MHLEGKVAIVTGASRGIGRAVAINLAQSGADVVVNYSGSEGAAQETVEAVQALGRKAIKIKANVANADEVAAMVEEAHKEFGHIDILVNNAGITRDGLLMRMKDEDFDAVIDINLKGVYLVTKAVSKIMMKQRSGHIINMTSVVGVMGNAGQTNYAASKAGVIGFTKSCAKELASRGITVNAIAPGFINTDMTDVLPEKVKEAMVAEIPLGRMANAEEVATVATFLASDFANYITGQVINVDGGMVM, via the coding sequence ATGCATTTAGAGGGTAAAGTAGCCATTGTAACAGGCGCATCCCGTGGCATTGGTCGCGCTGTAGCTATCAATTTAGCACAATCTGGTGCTGATGTGGTAGTTAACTATAGCGGTAGCGAAGGTGCAGCTCAAGAAACTGTTGAAGCTGTACAAGCTTTAGGCCGTAAAGCCATTAAAATTAAAGCTAATGTAGCTAATGCTGATGAAGTTGCAGCTATGGTGGAAGAAGCTCACAAAGAGTTTGGTCACATTGATATTCTCGTAAATAATGCGGGTATTACGCGTGATGGTTTGTTGATGCGTATGAAAGACGAAGATTTTGATGCTGTTATAGATATTAACCTTAAAGGTGTATATTTAGTAACTAAAGCAGTATCTAAAATCATGATGAAACAACGTTCTGGTCATATCATCAATATGACATCTGTTGTAGGCGTTATGGGTAATGCGGGTCAAACTAACTACGCAGCATCTAAAGCTGGTGTAATTGGTTTTACTAAATCCTGTGCTAAAGAATTAGCAAGTCGTGGCATTACTGTTAATGCTATTGCACCGGGATTTATCAATACTGATATGACTGATGTATTGCCAGAAAAAGTTAAAGAAGCTATGGTTGCAGAAATTCCATTGGGCCGTATGGCTAATGCTGAAGAAGTAGCAACAGTAGCAACATTCCTTGCTAGCGATTTTGCTAACTATATTACAGGCCAAGTTATCAATGTAGATGGCGGTATGGTGATGTAG
- the fabF gene encoding beta-ketoacyl-ACP synthase II: MEKRVVITGLGAVTPVGIGKENFYNALLAGQSGIGPITRFDASEYATRIAGEVKDFDVTNYGVDKKEARRMDRSVELAIGAAVLACEDADLDLDKQDLDRCGTVVGTGIGGIDSIHEVYETLFEKGPGRVSPFAVPMMIANMTSARVSIRLGLKGPVITDVTACTSGTNAIGDAFRIIQRGDADIMFAGGTEAAVSPAAVAGFAAMKAMSTRNDEPTKASRPFDRDRDGFVMGEGSGIVVLEELEHAKARGAHIYAEVVGYGTNGDAYHITAPAPGGVQARKCMELAIKDAGIDPKDVNYINAHGTSTGLNDKNETLAIKELFGDHAKDIAVNSTKSMTGHLLGAAGAIETIVMAMAIETGKVHPTINCDNPDEGLDLDYVREGARDLQVKCALSNSFGFGGHNGTLCVRRYEG, encoded by the coding sequence TTGGAAAAACGTGTAGTAATTACTGGCTTAGGGGCAGTGACGCCTGTAGGTATCGGTAAAGAGAACTTTTACAATGCGTTATTGGCAGGTCAATCTGGTATTGGGCCAATTACACGCTTTGATGCATCTGAATATGCAACGCGTATTGCTGGTGAAGTAAAAGATTTTGATGTTACAAACTATGGCGTAGACAAGAAAGAAGCTCGTCGTATGGACCGTTCTGTAGAATTGGCTATCGGTGCTGCTGTTCTTGCTTGTGAAGATGCTGATCTTGATTTAGATAAACAAGATTTAGATCGTTGTGGTACTGTAGTTGGTACTGGTATTGGCGGTATCGACTCCATCCATGAAGTATATGAAACATTATTCGAAAAAGGTCCTGGCCGTGTAAGTCCATTTGCAGTTCCTATGATGATTGCCAATATGACATCTGCACGTGTATCCATTCGTCTTGGCCTTAAAGGTCCTGTTATTACAGACGTAACAGCTTGTACTTCTGGTACAAATGCTATTGGCGATGCTTTCCGTATTATCCAACGTGGTGATGCTGATATCATGTTTGCTGGTGGTACTGAAGCAGCTGTATCTCCTGCAGCTGTAGCTGGTTTCGCAGCTATGAAAGCTATGTCTACACGTAATGACGAACCAACAAAAGCATCTCGTCCATTTGACCGCGATCGCGATGGTTTTGTAATGGGTGAAGGTTCTGGTATCGTTGTTCTTGAAGAATTAGAACACGCAAAAGCTCGTGGTGCTCATATTTACGCTGAAGTTGTAGGTTATGGTACTAATGGCGATGCTTACCACATTACTGCACCAGCTCCAGGTGGTGTACAAGCTCGTAAATGTATGGAATTAGCAATTAAAGATGCAGGTATCGATCCTAAAGACGTTAACTACATCAATGCTCATGGTACATCTACTGGCCTTAATGACAAAAATGAAACATTGGCTATTAAAGAATTATTCGGCGATCATGCTAAAGACATCGCTGTTAACTCTACAAAATCCATGACAGGTCACTTGTTAGGTGCTGCTGGTGCTATCGAAACTATCGTTATGGCGATGGCTATCGAAACTGGCAAAGTTCATCCTACAATCAACTGTGACAACCCTGATGAAGGTTTGGATCTTGACTATGTTCGCGAAGGTGCACGTGACCTTCAAGTTAAATGTGCTCTTTCCAACTCTTTCGGTTTTGGTGGTCATAACGGTACACTTTGCGTACGCCGTTATGAAGGCTAA
- a CDS encoding beta-ketoacyl-ACP synthase III, whose product MTMMSKPVGIIGTGSFLPDNVVTNFDLEKMVDTNDQWIRERTGIEERRIAPEGMNTSYMATEAAKKAMQMAKVSAEDIDVIIFATLTPDMIIPSAACVLQANLGAKNAAAYDLQAACSGFVYGLITAASYISSGLYKKVLVVGAEILSRRVNWNDRSTSILFGDGAGAAVVSEVPEGYGIKGVDMGADGTGGPSLCIPAGGTAVVANDQRIEEGLTFIHMDGSEVYKFAVKTMGRTVLKSLERAGMELNELDFFIPHQANIRIIDSAAKRLHMPMEKVFVNLHKYGNTSAASVAIALDEANREGRFKRGDNVAFAGFGAGLTWASLVLKWY is encoded by the coding sequence ATGACTATGATGAGTAAACCGGTTGGAATCATTGGTACTGGGAGCTTCCTTCCTGACAATGTAGTAACAAACTTTGATCTAGAAAAAATGGTTGATACCAATGACCAATGGATTAGAGAACGTACTGGTATTGAGGAACGACGCATTGCACCGGAAGGTATGAATACATCCTATATGGCGACTGAGGCAGCAAAAAAAGCTATGCAAATGGCTAAGGTTAGTGCCGAAGATATAGACGTGATTATTTTTGCTACCTTAACACCGGATATGATTATTCCTTCAGCCGCTTGTGTATTACAAGCGAATTTAGGCGCTAAGAATGCAGCGGCCTATGATTTACAAGCTGCATGCTCTGGCTTTGTATATGGATTGATTACTGCAGCTAGCTATATTAGCTCCGGTTTATACAAAAAGGTGCTCGTTGTGGGCGCTGAAATTCTCTCCCGTCGAGTAAATTGGAACGATCGTAGTACAAGTATCCTCTTTGGTGATGGCGCTGGTGCCGCAGTAGTATCTGAAGTCCCTGAAGGTTATGGCATTAAAGGTGTTGATATGGGTGCCGACGGTACTGGTGGTCCATCTCTTTGTATTCCTGCAGGTGGTACAGCCGTAGTTGCCAATGACCAACGCATTGAAGAAGGTTTAACATTCATTCATATGGATGGTTCTGAAGTATATAAATTTGCTGTTAAAACGATGGGGCGTACTGTTTTAAAATCTTTAGAACGAGCTGGAATGGAACTTAATGAGTTGGATTTCTTTATTCCACATCAAGCAAATATTCGTATTATTGATTCGGCTGCAAAACGCTTACATATGCCGATGGAAAAAGTATTTGTTAATTTACATAAGTATGGTAATACATCTGCCGCGTCTGTAGCGATAGCTTTGGACGAAGCTAATCGTGAAGGGCGTTTCAAACGCGGCGATAATGTTGCGTTTGCAGGATTTGGTGCAGGCCTTACATGGGCTAGCCTTGTCTTGAAATGGTATTAA
- the rpmF gene encoding 50S ribosomal protein L32 yields the protein MAVPKRRLSKCRRDRRRANWKLEAPGYVACPQCHEPKMPHRVCPTCGHYKGEQVVANA from the coding sequence ATGGCAGTACCTAAGCGTAGATTGTCTAAATGCCGTCGCGATCGCCGTCGTGCTAATTGGAAATTAGAAGCTCCTGGTTATGTAGCATGCCCACAATGCCACGAACCTAAGATGCCTCATCGTGTTTGCCCTACATGTGGTCACTATAAAGGTGAGCAAGTAGTAGCTAATGCTTAA
- a CDS encoding rubredoxin: MEKYVCVVCGWVYDEAVEGVKFEDQPADYVCPICGVGKDQFEKM, from the coding sequence ATGGAAAAATACGTATGCGTAGTATGTGGTTGGGTTTATGATGAAGCTGTTGAAGGCGTAAAATTCGAAGATCAACCAGCTGATTATGTTTGCCCAATTTGCGGTGTTGGTAAAGACCAATTCGAAAAAATGTAA
- a CDS encoding nitronate monooxygenase, whose protein sequence is MRTALTELLQIEYPIIQGAMAWVSEHKLVSAVANAGATGVIALGGRDAEWTRNEIRACKELTDKPFGVNLMLMAPNKDELVDVIIQEKPAFVTLGAGNPVPYIKPLQEAGIKVIPVVPSLKLAKRIEEAGADAMIVEGMEAGGHIGSQTTMSLMENILPEISIPVVVAGSIVDGRGLAAALLMGAQGVQMGSRFLLAEECQAHKNMKEAIIKATDTDSVVTGLLSGHGGVRSLKNEFTTRYLAAETDGVTTPEERTKMSQGTNKRAAIDGDVVNGAVQVGQALNRLVAIEPAHTIVQSVMNEAIMSIRKAQRLLEIV, encoded by the coding sequence ATGAGAACAGCTTTAACGGAACTTTTACAAATTGAATACCCTATCATCCAAGGTGCTATGGCTTGGGTATCTGAACACAAATTAGTATCTGCCGTTGCTAATGCTGGCGCAACAGGCGTTATCGCCCTCGGCGGTCGTGATGCAGAATGGACTCGCAATGAAATTCGTGCATGCAAAGAATTAACAGATAAACCATTCGGTGTTAACCTTATGTTAATGGCTCCTAATAAAGATGAGTTAGTAGATGTTATCATCCAAGAAAAACCTGCTTTTGTAACACTTGGTGCTGGTAACCCTGTACCATATATCAAACCTCTTCAAGAGGCTGGTATCAAGGTTATCCCTGTAGTTCCTTCCCTTAAATTAGCTAAACGTATCGAAGAAGCTGGCGCTGATGCGATGATCGTAGAAGGTATGGAAGCTGGTGGCCACATCGGTAGCCAAACAACAATGTCTTTAATGGAAAACATTTTACCTGAAATCTCTATCCCTGTAGTAGTAGCTGGCTCTATCGTTGATGGTCGCGGTCTTGCCGCTGCATTACTCATGGGTGCACAAGGTGTACAAATGGGCTCTCGCTTCTTACTTGCTGAGGAATGCCAAGCACACAAAAATATGAAAGAAGCCATTATCAAAGCTACAGATACTGATTCTGTTGTAACTGGTCTTCTCTCTGGCCACGGTGGTGTTCGTAGTTTAAAAAATGAATTTACTACTCGCTATTTGGCCGCAGAAACTGATGGCGTTACTACCCCTGAAGAACGTACAAAAATGTCTCAAGGCACTAATAAACGTGCTGCTATTGATGGCGATGTTGTAAATGGTGCTGTACAAGTCGGTCAAGCATTGAATCGTCTTGTAGCTATTGAGCCAGCTCATACAATCGTTCAATCTGTAATGAACGAAGCTATTATGTCTATTCGTAAGGCTCAACGCCTTCTTGAAATTGTTTAA
- the plsX gene encoding phosphate acyltransferase PlsX produces MKIAIDAMGGDFAPLETVLGSIEAVRANEHIEVVLVGDEQQIFNILEARNEAKNPRISVHHASQVIGMDEHPGQALRKKKDASIVVATSLVRDNACDAVIAPGSTGAAVAAALFGLGRIKGVDRPVIATPMPTVSGITVMLDSGANSNSKPKHLVQGALMGSEYAKLLLGKEEPTVGLLNIGEEATKGNDVVLATYPILERMKTINFKGNIEGRDIPKGVVDVVVCDGFVGNVVLKFAEGLVTGLTQLVKDSIMAGSIFAKIGAMLVKPALKKMAKRLDHTENGGAPLLGVNGVFMIAHGSSKAKEIKTAIEIASDLVERKIIQHIRETMDIEGALKYDYDE; encoded by the coding sequence ATGAAAATTGCAATAGACGCCATGGGTGGCGACTTTGCTCCATTGGAGACTGTACTAGGATCCATTGAAGCCGTACGAGCAAATGAACACATTGAAGTGGTGCTCGTCGGCGATGAGCAGCAAATTTTTAATATATTAGAAGCTAGGAATGAAGCTAAGAATCCACGCATTTCTGTACACCATGCCAGTCAAGTTATCGGTATGGATGAGCATCCAGGACAAGCATTGCGTAAGAAAAAGGACGCATCCATTGTGGTAGCAACATCTTTAGTTCGTGATAATGCTTGCGATGCCGTGATTGCTCCTGGGAGCACAGGTGCAGCTGTAGCAGCTGCATTGTTTGGTCTCGGTCGTATTAAGGGGGTTGATCGCCCAGTTATTGCAACTCCGATGCCAACAGTTAGTGGTATTACTGTTATGTTAGATTCTGGTGCTAACTCAAATAGTAAACCAAAACATCTTGTACAAGGTGCATTGATGGGTTCTGAATATGCAAAACTTTTATTAGGTAAAGAAGAACCTACAGTAGGGTTATTAAATATTGGCGAAGAAGCCACTAAGGGGAACGATGTCGTTCTAGCCACATATCCAATTTTGGAACGTATGAAAACTATTAACTTCAAAGGTAATATTGAAGGCCGTGATATTCCCAAAGGGGTCGTAGATGTTGTTGTTTGCGATGGTTTTGTCGGTAATGTGGTACTTAAATTCGCAGAAGGCTTGGTAACAGGTCTTACACAATTAGTAAAGGATAGCATTATGGCAGGTAGTATTTTTGCCAAAATTGGTGCTATGCTTGTAAAGCCAGCTTTAAAAAAGATGGCAAAACGCTTAGATCACACAGAAAATGGTGGTGCTCCACTCTTAGGGGTTAATGGGGTGTTTATGATTGCTCATGGTAGCTCCAAAGCTAAAGAGATCAAAACTGCTATTGAAATTGCTAGTGATTTAGTGGAACGTAAAATTATTCAACACATAAGAGAAACAATGGATATTGAAGGAGCCTTGAAGTATGACTATGATGAGTAA
- the fapR gene encoding transcription factor FapR — MSRLKKQERQKQLQEKLNITPFLTDEELATHFNVSVPTIRLDRLELGIPELRERIRVMATGQSQEAVEHVPYEVVGELIDVTEGQQALSMLRTTSDMEDRFGHVEPQYLYAQANSLAKVVMGTTVCSAEVGNIKYKNPVGAGTNLVAKAEIVRRRGNKFFIWVIIRDKIKEVFRAKFIMESVENRV; from the coding sequence ATGAGTCGGTTAAAGAAGCAAGAGCGCCAAAAGCAGTTACAAGAAAAACTGAATATTACGCCATTTCTTACTGATGAAGAATTGGCAACACACTTTAATGTAAGTGTGCCAACTATTCGTCTTGATCGACTAGAGTTGGGGATTCCTGAATTGCGTGAACGCATACGCGTCATGGCTACAGGTCAATCACAAGAAGCGGTAGAACATGTACCGTACGAAGTGGTTGGTGAACTGATCGATGTTACGGAAGGACAACAAGCATTATCAATGCTACGTACTACTTCTGACATGGAAGATCGATTTGGACATGTAGAGCCACAGTATTTATATGCTCAAGCAAATTCCCTCGCAAAGGTAGTCATGGGGACTACTGTTTGTTCTGCGGAGGTTGGAAATATAAAATATAAAAACCCAGTTGGAGCTGGTACTAATCTGGTGGCAAAAGCAGAAATTGTGCGTCGCCGTGGTAATAAGTTCTTTATTTGGGTCATTATAAGAGATAAAATAAAAGAAGTATTTCGCGCAAAATTTATTATGGAATCCGTAGAGAATAGGGTGTAG
- the fabK gene encoding enoyl-[acyl-carrier-protein] reductase FabK, whose product MIKTDICDLLQIEYPILQGGMAWLGTAELAAAVSEAGGLGIIGAGHMPPDIFRNEIHKLKERTNKPFGCNIMLMSPFVKEVMEVVVEERVPVITTGAGNPGVYIPALKEIGTKVIPVVASVLLAKRLLRGGIDAIIAEGTESGGHVGDITTMALIPQVVDAVDVPVIAAGGIADGRGMAAAFALGAQAVQMGTRFVLSEECIAHENYKNAVLKAKDRATVMTGLTTGHPVRIIDNALAHKYKSLEFSGGSKEDLENLGAGTLRKAAIEGDVKEGSVMIGQISGMLTDVKPCATIIKDIMAETETVIKKLQGLGK is encoded by the coding sequence ATGATTAAGACTGACATTTGTGATTTATTGCAGATTGAGTACCCAATCTTACAAGGTGGTATGGCTTGGCTCGGTACTGCAGAATTAGCGGCAGCTGTTTCCGAAGCGGGTGGCCTTGGTATCATTGGGGCTGGTCATATGCCTCCTGATATTTTCCGTAATGAAATTCACAAATTAAAAGAGCGCACAAACAAACCATTTGGTTGTAATATTATGCTCATGTCTCCATTTGTTAAAGAAGTTATGGAAGTAGTTGTGGAAGAACGCGTTCCTGTCATTACAACAGGTGCTGGTAATCCTGGCGTGTATATTCCAGCTTTAAAAGAAATCGGTACTAAAGTAATTCCTGTAGTTGCTTCCGTATTACTTGCAAAACGCTTGTTGCGCGGTGGTATTGATGCAATTATCGCAGAAGGTACAGAATCTGGTGGTCACGTAGGCGATATTACTACTATGGCATTGATTCCACAAGTAGTAGATGCTGTAGATGTTCCAGTTATCGCAGCTGGTGGTATTGCTGATGGCCGTGGTATGGCTGCAGCCTTTGCATTAGGCGCTCAAGCAGTACAAATGGGTACGCGCTTCGTATTATCCGAAGAATGTATTGCTCATGAAAATTATAAAAATGCAGTATTGAAAGCAAAAGATCGTGCTACTGTTATGACTGGTTTAACAACAGGTCATCCTGTACGTATCATTGATAATGCATTAGCTCATAAATATAAATCCCTTGAATTTAGCGGTGGTTCCAAAGAAGATTTAGAAAACTTAGGTGCAGGCACACTTCGTAAAGCTGCTATTGAAGGTGATGTAAAAGAAGGCTCTGTAATGATCGGTCAAATCTCTGGCATGTTAACAGATGTTAAACCATGTGCAACTATTATCAAAGATATCATGGCTGAAACTGAAACTGTAATTAAAAAACTTCAAGGTCTTGGTAAATAA
- a CDS encoding gamma carbonic anhydrase family protein, with protein MLPFHGKYPKLDPKSCVMPGAELAGDVELKEYASIWQNCALRGDVNKIVVGRYSNVQDNSVLHVDDDKACILGDYVTIGHGAIVHASTIEDNVLVGMGAIVLSGCHIGSGSIIAAGAVVKENTVIPPNSLVVGIPARIVRTDETQIERIHNQALKYKHLWTIEYGMLPDAGGEEYDKNAKIV; from the coding sequence ATGTTACCATTTCATGGAAAATATCCAAAATTAGATCCTAAAAGTTGCGTCATGCCCGGTGCAGAACTTGCTGGTGATGTAGAACTTAAAGAATATGCTTCTATTTGGCAAAACTGTGCACTTCGTGGTGATGTAAACAAGATTGTAGTAGGTCGTTACTCTAATGTACAAGACAACTCTGTATTACATGTAGACGACGATAAAGCATGTATTCTTGGCGATTACGTAACAATCGGCCATGGTGCAATTGTTCACGCTAGCACAATTGAAGACAATGTTTTAGTTGGCATGGGCGCCATTGTATTAAGTGGTTGTCATATCGGCTCTGGATCTATTATTGCAGCCGGTGCGGTAGTAAAAGAAAACACTGTCATCCCACCTAACTCTTTAGTAGTAGGCATTCCTGCTCGTATTGTTCGCACAGACGAAACTCAAATCGAACGTATTCACAACCAAGCTTTAAAATATAAACACTTATGGACTATTGAATACGGTATGCTTCCTGATGCAGGTGGCGAGGAATACGATAAAAACGCTAAAATCGTATAA
- the fabD gene encoding ACP S-malonyltransferase, producing MKTAFVFPGQGSQKVGMLQDLYNAYPIVKQRFEEADEALGYSISKLCFEGPDTELVKTANTQPAILTASVACYEVLKEQGFTPDIVGGHSLGEYSALVAAGVLNFKDAVYVVHKRGEYMQEAVPLGKGAMAAILALPREQVVEICKEVNDSVGSVQAVNFNCPGQIVIAGEIAAVETAAEKMKEAGAKRAVMLPVSAPFHSRLMEPAALRLKEELDKIQVSDAQIPVVANVTGKILTNANDIKESLVTQAANPVLWEDCVAEMVNFGVTRFVEVGPGKVLTGFTKKINKDMELANVEDIASLEKTLEFLKGVR from the coding sequence ATGAAAACAGCATTTGTTTTTCCTGGTCAAGGTTCCCAAAAAGTAGGCATGTTACAAGATTTGTACAATGCATATCCTATTGTAAAACAACGTTTTGAAGAAGCTGACGAAGCGCTTGGCTATTCTATTTCCAAATTGTGCTTTGAAGGTCCTGATACTGAACTTGTTAAAACAGCTAATACACAACCGGCTATCTTAACTGCATCTGTAGCTTGCTATGAAGTTCTTAAAGAACAAGGCTTTACACCTGATATCGTAGGTGGTCATAGCCTTGGTGAATACAGTGCTCTTGTAGCGGCAGGTGTATTGAACTTTAAAGATGCTGTGTATGTTGTTCATAAACGCGGTGAATATATGCAAGAAGCTGTGCCATTGGGCAAAGGTGCTATGGCAGCAATTCTAGCTTTACCTCGTGAACAAGTTGTAGAAATTTGTAAAGAGGTTAACGATTCTGTTGGTTCTGTACAAGCAGTTAACTTCAACTGCCCAGGTCAAATTGTTATTGCTGGTGAAATAGCAGCGGTAGAAACTGCAGCAGAAAAAATGAAAGAAGCTGGTGCAAAACGTGCTGTTATGCTTCCTGTAAGTGCTCCATTCCACAGCCGTTTGATGGAACCTGCAGCTCTTCGTTTAAAAGAAGAGTTGGATAAAATCCAAGTGAGCGATGCTCAAATTCCTGTAGTAGCAAATGTGACAGGTAAAATTTTGACTAATGCAAACGATATTAAAGAATCCTTAGTTACACAAGCTGCAAACCCTGTATTGTGGGAAGACTGCGTAGCTGAAATGGTTAACTTTGGTGTAACTCGATTCGTTGAAGTAGGTCCTGGTAAAGTACTTACTGGCTTTACTAAAAAGATCAATAAAGATATGGAATTAGCCAATGTTGAAGACATTGCATCCTTAGAGAAAACGCTTGAATTTTTGAAAGGGGTTCGATAA
- a CDS encoding DUF177 domain-containing protein, with protein sequence MKLQVEQAKEHIGKKFPYSYTIPSSKLGDVTAFPWSRHDITINGEFWFDGQNYIVQGSIESKGDYECSRCLTTTEQNRKDSFEEIFSDSREATEDVIPFDGEEIDLTELIRDTLIINEPSQVLCQDDCKGLCVHCGANLNVSPCSCESFVVDPRFAELRALLDEKDDRLS encoded by the coding sequence ATGAAACTGCAAGTAGAGCAAGCAAAAGAACATATAGGAAAGAAATTTCCTTATAGCTATACGATACCATCCTCTAAGCTTGGTGACGTAACTGCTTTTCCTTGGAGCCGTCATGATATAACCATTAATGGTGAGTTTTGGTTTGATGGTCAAAATTACATCGTTCAAGGTTCGATAGAGTCTAAAGGCGATTACGAATGTTCTCGTTGTTTAACTACAACAGAGCAAAATCGTAAGGATTCCTTTGAGGAAATCTTTAGTGACTCTAGAGAGGCTACTGAAGATGTGATTCCTTTCGATGGAGAGGAAATTGACTTAACCGAACTAATTAGGGATACATTAATCATCAATGAGCCCTCTCAAGTGTTATGTCAGGATGATTGCAAAGGATTGTGCGTTCATTGCGGAGCAAATTTAAATGTTTCACCTTGTTCTTGTGAATCCTTTGTGGTGGATCCTCGATTTGCAGAGTTACGTGCTTTGCTTGATGAGAAAGATGATAGATTGTCCTAA
- a CDS encoding nitronate monooxygenase family protein produces the protein MKLPELRIGNLVAKVPIIQGGMAIRLSTARLAAAVANEGGIGLIAASGLPFDELRYEIQLARKLSPTGIIGINAMVAATQFAGLVKTAIEEGIDLVVAGAGFSRDMFAMGKESGTPIVPIVSSAKLARISEGLGAAAVIVEGCEAGGHLGTDRSAREIVPEVVAAVKNIPVIGAGGVLDGRDIVEMLKLGASGVQMGSRFAASDECNASDELKKMYVRATNPEDIVLIQSPVGLPGQAIKNKFAESVLDGTVAPPTVCDNCLKHCSHKFCIIRALSRAQQGDVETGLVFSGNNMRKVDKIMPVKDIFAQLKQQVAEID, from the coding sequence GTGAAGCTCCCTGAACTTCGCATTGGGAATCTAGTGGCCAAAGTACCTATTATTCAAGGTGGTATGGCGATTAGATTGTCTACAGCTCGCTTGGCGGCAGCCGTTGCAAATGAAGGTGGTATCGGCCTTATTGCAGCATCCGGTTTGCCGTTTGATGAATTACGATACGAAATACAATTAGCTAGAAAATTATCACCTACGGGTATTATTGGTATAAATGCGATGGTAGCCGCAACACAATTTGCTGGCTTAGTTAAAACTGCCATCGAAGAGGGCATTGATCTTGTAGTAGCAGGTGCTGGTTTTTCAAGAGATATGTTCGCAATGGGCAAAGAGTCTGGTACGCCAATCGTACCAATTGTTTCGTCCGCAAAATTAGCTCGCATTTCTGAAGGTTTAGGTGCAGCAGCAGTAATCGTAGAAGGCTGTGAAGCTGGTGGCCACTTGGGGACGGATCGTTCCGCTCGAGAAATCGTTCCAGAGGTTGTAGCTGCTGTTAAAAACATTCCAGTTATTGGTGCTGGTGGTGTTCTTGATGGTCGCGACATCGTAGAAATGTTGAAATTAGGTGCTAGTGGCGTTCAAATGGGTAGCCGTTTTGCTGCTTCTGATGAATGTAATGCATCTGACGAATTGAAAAAAATGTATGTACGGGCTACTAATCCTGAGGATATTGTATTGATTCAAAGTCCTGTAGGTTTGCCTGGACAAGCAATTAAAAATAAATTTGCTGAATCTGTATTAGACGGTACTGTAGCACCTCCAACGGTGTGTGATAACTGTTTAAAACATTGTTCCCATAAATTCTGTATCATCCGTGCCCTTTCTCGTGCACAACAAGGTGATGTGGAAACAGGTTTGGTGTTCTCTGGCAATAATATGAGAAAAGTCGACAAGATTATGCCAGTTAAAGATATCTTTGCTCAACTAAAACAGCAAGTAGCAGAGATTGATTAA
- a CDS encoding acyl carrier protein — translation MNTFDKVKAIVVEQLGVDEAEVTIDSTFIDDLGADSLDIVELIMAFEEEFNVEIPDDVAEKIKTVKDTVEYIDSAK, via the coding sequence ATGAACACTTTCGATAAAGTAAAAGCAATCGTTGTGGAACAATTAGGCGTTGATGAAGCTGAAGTTACCATTGATTCTACATTCATCGACGACTTAGGCGCTGACTCCTTAGATATCGTTGAATTGATCATGGCATTCGAAGAAGAATTCAATGTTGAAATCCCTGACGATGTTGCAGAAAAAATCAAAACCGTTAAGGATACAGTAGAATATATTGATTCTGCTAAATAA